The bacterium DNA segment AGTATACGCACGTGGTGCTGGAGTTCGCGCCTGCGGGGCCGAACAAGACGTTTGTGGAGTTCACGCAGCTTGGTTGGGGAGAGGGCGAGGAGTGGAACCAGGTGTATGAGTATTTCCAGAAGGCGTGGGATTCGGTTCTTGGAAATCTGAAGGAACGATTCAGCGAATCATAGGATGTCGCGGTGCTTCTTGAGCCGGCGGTGCATTTCGCGGCGGCATTCGGGGCAGAGATTGAATTCGTGGTTTTCGTAGACCTGGTCGGAGGCCTCTTGGGCTTCGAGTTCGGACATGTGCTCGAGGCGCTCGATCAGATCGTCCCATTCGTCGGCGAGGTCCTCGCGCGATTTGTCGAAGATGTTGATGTTGGGGACTTCAGGTTCGGCGAAGACTTCGATGCGAACACGATAGAGGACTTCGTTCTCTTCGACCCATCGGCCGCAGTTTTCGCAGACGCGATCTGTCTTTTGTTCCTCTGACATCGCGAGCCTCAGTCGTAGGTGCCCTTGCCGGGTGGCAGCGGGCGGTAGTTGTGTTTTTCCTTCAGGACCCGATCGATCTCGGCGCAGAGCTTTGTGATATCAATGGGTTTCTGGAGGAAGCCTTCGGCGTCCGTCCCCATTTTCCAGAATCCGCCGGGGAGCTCTTCGTTCGCCGTTGCGCCGGTCAGGATGATGATGGGGATGTCGCGGAGTTGTTCCTCGTTCTTGATTTTCTCGGTCAGATCGAGGCCATTCATGCCCGGCATGCCGAGGTCCATGATGATGACGGCGGGATGGTGCTCGTTGACCTTCTTCCACCCATCACTGCCATCGGTGGCTTCGACCACGCGGTAGAGCGGCTGGAGGCCGAGGCGGAGGACCTTGCGGACTTCCGGATCGTCGTCGATGAGAAGAACGAGTGCGGGCATAAGCGGTCGCCGAATTCTGACGTTGAGGTGACGTACATCGAACCTGCGGCGGTTCTTATCGAAGGCGTCGCAACGACTGCAAAAGGAATTTGGGCGCGCGGTCAGGGCTGGTACTTGATGATGACAGCGCCGAAGGTGTGAAGGCGTGGGATCAGGAGGCGGACGAAGCCGTCGGTCTGTTCGAAGTCGACAGGGAAGGGCTGCATCATCGCGGGATCGTCGGGGCTGCCGTAGAGGACCTGCGTGACAGTGGCATTCGCCGGCAGATTGATGGCGATTTCTTCGTTTGTGAGCGGTTTGACGTCGGGGCGAGGGGCGTTCCAGGTCATTTGCTCGCCGTTGTTGAGGAGCGTGACGGTGATTTCGCCGCGGTCGTTCTGGAATCCGCGAACGACCGTTCCCGGCATGTAGGACGTCGTTTCGTAATTGGCGACGTTGCGCCCGTGATTCCGTCCAAACAGCAGGGCGTCGAACATGTTGTAATCGCGAACGATTTGAACGTTTTGCAGCGGGATAGCCACGTTGTCCGGATAGTAGAGCGAGTTGAGGGCGTGCATCTGGTGGTTCAATTCATCGGGTTCGCCGACGACCATGAGGGATCCGCCGCCAGTCATGCAGATTCCCATCATGAGGCGCAGGCTGTCCGCGGGCCAGTAGGGGGGATCGGTGAAGCCGGCGTCGGGCGGGTACATTTTGAGGACGACGCGCTGACCGGCCGGTGCGCGGTGGCGATAGCAGATGTCGACGGTGTCTTCGAGGCCGCCCTTGCAACCGGCCCAATTTTCGATGAAGATGAAGTCGGTGATGTGGTACATTTTCTCGATTCCGAACTCGCAAACGCAGTTGAAGGAAACCGCCGCGTCGGACTTCACGGCGTGAGACATTTCGTAAACGTCTTCGATGAACTCGGCGATGATTTCGGAGAGAAGGCGGCCGCTGTGTTTGCTGCCTTCGGAGTAGTAGCGTTCGTTTGCGGGATGGCCGTAGCTGTCGACTTCGAAGCCGTCGAAGGAGACAAGATCGTCGGGCGATTTGTCCAGTGTCCGGCGGAGTTCCTTGATGATGTAATCGTGCCAAGGCGTGTCGTCGGCGATGGCCATCAGCCAGAACCAGACGGGCTCGCCGGCGGCTTTGGCTTCAGGGACGGTCGTGATGCGACCGTTGAAGATGCGCGGTTCGCCGCCTGGCGTTGTCATCGGGTAGGGATGGGCTTCGTAGACGCTCTTCGATGCGGCATAGGCAGCGACATAAGCGATTGAGAGAATGCCGCGCTGGTGACCGGCGTCGATTTTGCCCTGAATATCTTTCGCGTAGACCTTGTTTCCAAAGAAGGGTTCGAACTCGTAGACTTCTTCGGTGGGCGCATAGTCTCCGTGAGCTGGGAAGTAATCGTAGAACTCGACGCCGTTGATGAACAACTTCGCGAGCATGTCGGCTTTCTTCGCGTAGTTGTCGGAAATCCGATTCCAGTTTGCGTAGAAGCCATAGCGCAAATCGTCGGGGATATCTTGCACGACGGGAAGGACGATGTAGTCGCGATCGAGAATCTTGTTGTTCTGGTCGAGGAGGACTTCCAGGCCCAGAGGCCCCTCGCGATCGGGCGTGGAGAGAGGGACGATCAGTTCGTTCTGAGCGATCGGAATTGTGGTCGAAAGCGTTGTAACAAGATCGTTGGAGATGACGAGGCGAGCGTTGCATCCGTCGGACGGGAGTTCCCCAAAGCGAACAAGGAGCTGGTTCTTCTCGCCGGGCTTGATCCAGGTCTTTTCCAGTTCCACCGAAGAGATTCGCGGGCCGGTCATTGGGCGATCGAAAGCGGGGATTTTCGTTGGGTTGAGTTCGCGACCGGGAACTGTGCGGACGTATCGATCGGGAAGCAGAGAGCGCAGATCGAGCACCGTATTCTCGTCGACGTCGCGTGTATTGACGCTCGGATCGGCGAACCACTCAGCGTCACCGCTCGAGTCCTCGGCGACGAACTTGTAGCGGATCACGCCGGGCGAGAGATCGATCTTGCGATACCAAACGTCATTGGGGCCGGGGAACATGCGGAAGGCCGGATCATCAACGACTCCATCACGATTGTTCCCCCAGGAGTTAAATGAACCGGCGAGGAAGACTCGTTCTGCATCGGGTTTGTGGTAAGTGAAGAGGAAAGCCTTGCCGTCATCGATCGGTTGTGGTGCGGCTGCGGTATTGAGGGAGATGTTGTACTTCGTGGCGAACTCCTGCGGCGTCATACCGGCTTCTTCGAGGACCGGGGCAAAGTAGATGGTCTGCTCGCCGGGCGATTCGATTTTGAAGCTCTTGCCCGGACCCACCCAACCATCGCCTGGATCGGCGTTCGTGTCGCAGGCCCATTCGTAGAGATGGCCCTTGCCCATGGGCAGGTTGACTGCGATCGACCACACGTGATCGCCGGCCGTCGCATCGCCGTGGGTTCCATCGTCGTACAGGGGATAGCGTTTGTAGTCATTCCAACCGGAGGCGAACCTGCCGGTCTCGGGATCGAAGTTGGCAGCGTAGTAGACGCGGTCGAGAGGTTGCTCGCGGAATGTGTCGTCGTAGACAAGCGTCACGGACGCGGCGGAGGCCGCCGTGCCGAGCAGCATGAACAGGCCAAGCGATTGAAGTGCTCCGTTCCTTCTCATATCGTCACCTCTCTGTTTGTTCCCTACCACTTCATGTCATTTGCGCGCCAGAAAATCCCACACGGCAGATGGGGCTGTCGTCTCGTCGAAGTTCAGGGTCTTCCACTCACCCGAGGAGTCGCAGAAGGCCAGGGTTGGTACACGATAGACTCCCATTTGAGCCAGTTCGGTTTGGAAATCGGGGTCGTCTCCAGACAGGAAGAAGAGCGTCTTTCCTGCGAGGAGTTTCTTTGCGTCCTCGTGAAGGAGGTACTTGCGTTCGAAGGCCCGGCAGGCAGTGTTTCCGTTCAATCGCACGTAGACGAAGACCGAGCCGCTGTTCTTGATCGCCTGGGCGACGCCTAGAGGGCTATAGGGCTGCCAGGAGTTGTTGGTCTGTGAGGATGTGTTCGATTGTTCGGCGGCCGGTGTGCGCAGGCGATCGAGGTTGATGATGGAATTGCCATCGCTGTCGGCTTCACGAACGTTGGGGTCGCCGATCCAGTCGAATTTGCCGTCGGTCTTCTCGAGGACGAACTTGTATCTCTGCGGGCCGGTTGGGATATCGATCGCCTGGTACCAAAGACCGTTCGGAAGCGATTCCATCAGGCACGAGATATCTGTGATGACGCCGCTTTCGTTGTTGGCGAATTCGTTGAAGTCGCCTGCCAAGTAAACGCGGCGGGCCGATGGCGCCCAGACGCGAAAGAGAACCTTGCCCTGGTCGTTGAGGCGAACGGGCGGGCCGGTGGTGGTCATATCGACGCCATATTGCTTGCTGAGTTGTTGGGGGGAGAGGTCGCTTTCGGGCATGATGGAATACGCGAGGACTTCGCGCGGCGTATCGTCGGGTACGCGGAAGGATGGGCATGGCCCGAGCCAGCCGTTAGAAGATTCCGAATCGGCATCGGCAGCCCATTCATATGTCTGTTCGGCGTTGGGCTGAATATTCAGTTTCCATCCCCAAACGTGGTCGCCGGCTTGCCGATCGCCATGCTGGCCGTCGTCAAAGAGTGGGAAACGTTTGAAATCGTTCCATCCGGAATCGTACTCACCGGTACCCGGGTGCACATTCAGAGCACAGAAGATCTGTTCGTGAGGTGTCGGGTTTCTGCTGTCGTCGAAGATCAATGTCACCTCGGCAGCGGATGTCGTTCCGGCCAATCCCAGGATGGCCAGAGCGGACAGAATCGATGTGGCTGTCTTTCTCATGTTGATACTCCCGGTCGTGATTAACCTTTCAATCCCGTCATGGCGATGCCTTCGATGAACGTGCGCTGTGTGAAGAAGAAGAGCACGACAATCGGCATAACCACGAGGGTTGAGGCGGCCATTAGCAGGTTCATATCGGTGCCGCCGTGTTTGCTTTGGAAGTGTTGCAGGCCAAGTGCGAGCGTGAACTGGTTCTGGTCCGTGAGGTAAATCAACGGGCCCATGAAGTCGTTCCACACCATCATGAAGGTGAAGAGTGCAACGACGGTGATGGCGGGTTTTGCGAGTGGTGCAACGATCAGGACAAATGTTCTGAACGGTCCGCAGCCATCGATTTCGGCGGCTTCGGTCAGGTCCTTCGGGATCGTCATGAAGAACTGGCGCAGCAGAAAGATGTTGTAGGCCGAACCGAAGAAGGCGGGCACCCAGAGGGGCATGAATGTTCCGACCCAGCCAAGCGAGCGGAAGATGGAGTACATGGGAACCATGAGGACGGGGAAGGGAATCATCATGGTTGCGAGGCTGGCGGCGAAGATGGGATCGCGTCCGCGCCAGTTCACACGCGAGAACCCATACGCCGCGAGCGCGCAACTGACAACTGTGCCGCCGACACAGAGCACGCAAAGGTACAGCGTATTCATGGCGTATTTCCAGAAGGGGATCTTCTGGGTGGCTTCGATGTAGTTCTGCCAGCGGAATGGACTTGGGATCCATTGCGGCGGGATCTGCATGGCCTGAGTGAGTTCCTTGAAGGACGTGGTCAGCATCCACAGGAATGGAAAGATGAAGAGAACCGAGAAGAGGATGAGCACGGCGTAAAGGGCAACGCGATTAGCGATGTGCCCAAAATCAACGTTCTTCTGGCGTGGCGCGGCGGCGGGCGCATTCATGACGAGGCTCTCAGGTTCCGGCATAGTAGAGGTACCTTCTTGAGACGAAATGTGCGACCGTGGTGAGCACCGCGATCATGAGGAAGAGAATCAATGCCATGGCGCAGGCGTAGCCCATGTTGAGGTATTTGAATGCGTGATCGAAGAGGTACATGGTGTAGAAGAGAGTGGAGCGCGCGGGGCCTCCGCCGGTCATGACGTACGGGACGGCGAAGACCTGGAGGACGCCGATGCAGCCCATGATGACATTGAAGTAAATGACCGGCGAGATCATCGGCAGCGTGACGTTGGCGGTTTTTTGCCACCAGTTGGCGCCGTCGAGCGTTGCGGCTTCGTAGAGGGCTTTGGGAACGTCCTGCAAGCCGGCGAGGTAGATGACGACCGCGTTGCCGACTCCCCAAAGACCGGTGAGGACAAGCGCGGGTTTCGACCAGGAAGTATCGCCGAGCCAATCGGGTCCGTTAATGTGTGCGAGGGAAAGCGCGTAGTTGATGACGCCGAATCGGCCGTTGAACATCCACTGCCAGAGGATCGCGAGCGCGACAAGCGGGACGAGCGACGGCAGGAAGAAGATGGTACGGAAGACGGAGCGGCCGATGACCTTTGCGTTCAGCAGCAGGGCCAGTCCGATGGAGAGAACCGTGCCGAGCGGGAGCGCGAGGAGGGCGAAGAAAACCGTGTTCCACAACGATTGCCAGAAGACCGGATCGGTGGAGAGGTCGCGGTAGTTTCCGACGCCGATGAAGATCGGGTCCTTGAGCACGGAGTAATCGCAGAAGCTGTAGTAGAGCGCCATGCCGGACGGCAGGAGAATGAAGCAGGAGAGGCCGATCAGCCATGGCGCAATAAACAGAAGACCGGTGATGAGGCTGTTTCGTTCGCGTTGGGTCATTCTTCCGACCTCCACTCTTCTTTGCGTTCCTCGGCGATGCGTTTCCATTGTTGGAGCGCTCGGTCGAGTTTCGGTTGGATGCGTTCGCGCACGACGGTCAGGGCCTCGTCGGGTTCGGCTTTATCGCGCCAGATGAGGTCGAACGCGTTGGTGAATTCATCGCGGAGTTCGTTGAAGATCTGCGTCTTGGGCGTGTAGCGCGCATTCGGCGATTCGGCCAGGTTGCGGAAGACGCGGATATAAGGATTTGGGTGTTGCTTGTAGAAATCTTCGGAGACTTCGCGCAGGGGTGAGAACTTGCGCTGGCCGAGGCAGAGCATTTCCATATTCTCCTGGCGCTGGACGAACTTGATAAAGTCCCACGCTTCCTCTTTGTGGCGCGCGCCGCGTGGAATGACGAGGACGTCGGCTTCGCAGATCGTGACATCTTTCAGTTCCGGGTCGCTGGACGGGAACGGCGCGACGGCCCAATTGAGGTCGGGATTGTACTTTTCGACGAAGTTCGCCATCCAGACGCCCTGGAGCTCCATCGCGACTTTGCCGGAGATGAAGAGGTTTTGCGCGGAGCTGAACTGGCCGCCGGCGGACTGGAAGACCTGGAGGGTCTTGAAGCCGTACTTCTCGGGGTAGCTTTGTACCCAATCGTAGGCGGCGATGTTCTCGGGCGAGTCCGTGACGATCTTTGTTCCATCTTTGCTGACGAGGCGACCGCCG contains these protein-coding regions:
- a CDS encoding sugar ABC transporter permease, producing MTQRERNSLITGLLFIAPWLIGLSCFILLPSGMALYYSFCDYSVLKDPIFIGVGNYRDLSTDPVFWQSLWNTVFFALLALPLGTVLSIGLALLLNAKVIGRSVFRTIFFLPSLVPLVALAILWQWMFNGRFGVINYALSLAHINGPDWLGDTSWSKPALVLTGLWGVGNAVVIYLAGLQDVPKALYEAATLDGANWWQKTANVTLPMISPVIYFNVIMGCIGVLQVFAVPYVMTGGGPARSTLFYTMYLFDHAFKYLNMGYACAMALILFLMIAVLTTVAHFVSRRYLYYAGT
- a CDS encoding carbohydrate ABC transporter permease, translating into MNAPAAAPRQKNVDFGHIANRVALYAVLILFSVLFIFPFLWMLTTSFKELTQAMQIPPQWIPSPFRWQNYIEATQKIPFWKYAMNTLYLCVLCVGGTVVSCALAAYGFSRVNWRGRDPIFAASLATMMIPFPVLMVPMYSIFRSLGWVGTFMPLWVPAFFGSAYNIFLLRQFFMTIPKDLTEAAEIDGCGPFRTFVLIVAPLAKPAITVVALFTFMMVWNDFMGPLIYLTDQNQFTLALGLQHFQSKHGGTDMNLLMAASTLVVMPIVVLFFFTQRTFIEGIAMTGLKG
- a CDS encoding ABC transporter substrate-binding protein is translated as MRLKNRINVLLAGLVLVAAMTGLTSCVREKPDRTEDGRVIVEYWEKWEDFEKDAMRAVVDKYNASQDKVFVKFLSTGQIEQKLLLATSGGNPPDVAGFWAWRLYTYADMGALEPLDGLIERDGFDMDRYLPVISEQCEHHGFIWGLPSTPATLALHYNTDMFREAGLDPNRPPRTIAELDEYAAKLTKIDEDGEITQLGFSPTEPGWWNERWCYWFGGRLVSKDGTKIVTDSPENIAAYDWVQSYPEKYGFKTLQVFQSAGGQFSSAQNLFISGKVAMELQGVWMANFVEKYNPDLNWAVAPFPSSDPELKDVTICEADVLVIPRGARHKEEAWDFIKFVQRQENMEMLCLGQRKFSPLREVSEDFYKQHPNPYIRVFRNLAESPNARYTPKTQIFNELRDEFTNAFDLIWRDKAEPDEALTVVRERIQPKLDRALQQWKRIAEERKEEWRSEE
- a CDS encoding response regulator — translated: MPALVLLIDDDPEVRKVLRLGLQPLYRVVEATDGSDGWKKVNEHHPAVIIMDLGMPGMNGLDLTEKIKNEEQLRDIPIIILTGATANEELPGGFWKMGTDAEGFLQKPIDITKLCAEIDRVLKEKHNYRPLPPGKGTYD